One Watersipora subatra chromosome 4, tzWatSuba1.1, whole genome shotgun sequence genomic window carries:
- the LOC137393635 gene encoding large ribosomal subunit protein uL13m-like produces MAQFNKMSDRRRVLQWGTFARTWWIYDANHQCPFRSGNRLAIYLQGKHKPIYHPLADCGDHVVVINSHHISMPDRFWRAWRHMKHLGYAGSFTSERAWQVHRKDPTQILRKQIYSTLTGNLLRKGLMARLHIYPEQDVPDHIMNNVSNQIRQVMPVPKTLDEYTTEEMENFPLLFEWPKGYKIDDGPEFEKLKEYFTEKDSEGQVK; encoded by the exons ATGGCTCAGTTTAACAAAATGTCTGATAGACGACGAGTTTTG CAATGGGGTACATTTGCAAGAACTTGGTGGATCTATGATGCCAATCACCAGTGTCCTTTCCGCTCTGGAAACAGACTCGCCATTTACTTGCAAGGCAAACACAAACCAATATATCATCCACTCG CTGACTGTGGAGATCATGTGGTGGTCATCAACTCCCATCACATCTCTATGCCAGATAGGTTTTGGCGAGCATGGCGACACATGAAACATTTAGGCTATGCTGGAAGCTTTACGAGTGAAAGGGCCTGGCAAGTGCACCGGAAAGATCCAACTCAG ATTTTGAGGAAGCAGATATACAGCACACTTACTGGAAATTTGCTAAGGAAAGGTTTGATGGCTCGGCTACATATCTATCCAGAGCAG GATGTGCCAGACCACATCATGAACAATGTATCTAACCAGATAAGACAGGTCATGCCTGTCCCAAAGACTCTAGATGAATATACAACGGAGGAAATGGAGAATTTCCCCTTGCTCTTTGAATG GCCAAAAGGATATAAAATAGATGATGGACCAGAGTTTGAAAAATTGAAGGAATACTTCACAGAAAAAGACTCAGAGGGTCAAGTGAAATAG
- the LOC137395301 gene encoding phospholipase B-like 1 — protein MAYIERGLSLKMSFGIDTTTLVLFLVLSCEAVNGNVKDDPVVTTASLYQLNSSFAVEMGVLDKKAFTYATFKDGLLINGWGVLDIVSGNGAGTDLQTMFAAGYLEGALTYKHIYNQYNNIKGVFLDGKSEEVVTELRNFLKEQRSWMNLMVAMHKTDPLWRNVGLILSQYTGLEEGYQGTAPQSMALDDFAFQLLNGAGDLLDLMHAIDKDSRPDFMKMSVEEIKRYIQRTGHCSALIKVLGAYEDVFFSHSSWFVYQSTNRIFKYYNFNIEEYASKRIAFSSYPGFLESLDDFYLMSNGLVMLQTTNNVFNTSLYDLVQVESIPAWIRVRVSNHKSSQSSDWGAWFKQYNSGTYNNQYMILDLNKVKLNETIEDDALWVVEQIPGLVLSDDQTAKLRLGYWPSYNVPYYEEVYNKSGYPAVVEAKGLDMSYQMAPRAKIFRRDAAKVTDMDSMKHIMRYNDFKNDPYSEGNACDTICCRGDLLTSAAKPDGCYDTKVADYNMAKQFQAWVINGPSRGDSLTPFSWVQFKNASHAGLPDIYNFDFIYMKPTL, from the exons ATGGCATACATCGAACGAGGTCTCAGCTTAAAAATGTCGTTTGGTATAGACACAACTACGCTTGTTCTATTTTTGGTTTTAAGCTGTGAAGCTGTCAATGGAAACGTTAAAG ATGACCCTGTGGTTACGACTGCCTCACTTTACCAGCTCAACTCTTCATTTGCTGTTGAAATGGGGGTTTTGGACAAAAAGGCCTTCACCTATGCTACCTTCAAAGATGGATTGCTAATCAATGGCTGGGGTGTCCTTGATATTGTGTCCGGGAATGGGGCTGGTACAGATTTGCAGACTATGTTTGCAGCAGGATATCTAGAAGGAGCCCTTACTTACAA GCACATCTACAATCAATATAACAACATTAAAGGTGTTTTTTTGGATGGCAAGTCTGAAGAGGTGGTCACAGAATTGCGCAATTTCCTAAAAGAGCAAAGATCGTGGATGAACCTGATGGTCGCAATGCATAAGACTGACCCACTCTGGAGAAATGTTGGCCTTATTCTCAGCCAGTACACCGGACTGGAGGAAGGCTATCAAGGCACGGCCCCTCAGAGCATG GCCTTGGATGACTTTGCTTTCCAACTGTTAAATGGTGCTGGAGATCTCTTGGACCTCATGCATGCAATAGATAAGGATAGCAGACCGGATTTTATGAAGATGTCAGTGGAGGAGATCAAACGGTATATACAGAGGACTGGCCATTGCTCAGCACTCATTAag GTGCTGGGAGCTTATGAGGATGTCTTCTTCTCTCACTCGAGCTGGTTTGTCTATCAATCTACAAACAGGATCTTTAAATACTACAACTTCAATATTGAAGAGTATGCCTCTAAAAGAATAGCTTTCTCTAGTTATCCAG GGTTCTTGGAGTCGCTGGATGATTTCTACCTGATGAGCAATGGCCTCGTTATGCTTCAGACCACCAATAATGTGTTCAATACAAGCCTCTATGATTTAGTTCAGGTTGAGTCTATTCCTGCCTGGATCAGAGTACGGGTCTCTAATCACAAGTCTAGTCAGTCATCTGACTGGGGCGCTTGGTTCAAACAGTACAACTCTG GTACGTACAACAATCAGTACATGATTCTTGACTTGAACAAAGTGAAATTGAACGAAACCATAGAAGATGATGCATTGTGGGTAGTGGAGCAAATTCCAGGTTTGGTGCTGTCTGATGATCAGACTGCCAAACTTCGTCTTG GCTATTGGCCGTCCTACAACGTACCATACTACGAGGAGGTGTACAACAAGAGTGGATATCCCGCTGTCGTGGAGGCCAAAGGCCTTGACATGTCCTACCAGATGGCACCTCGTGCCAAAATATTTAGACGAGATGCGGCAAAGGTTACTGATATGGATAGCATGAAACACATCATGCGCTATAACG ATTTTAAGAATGATCCCTACTCTGAAGGCAATGCCTGTGACACAATATGCTGCCGTGGGGATTTGCTGACATCGGCCGCTAAACCTGATGGCTGTTATGACACCAAG GTGGCGGACTACAACATGGCCAAGCAATTTCAGGCATGGGTCATTAATGGCCCATCCAGAGGTGACTCACTGACTCCATTCAGCTGGGTTCAGTTCAAGAATGCCAGCCACGCTGGTCTGCCAGATATTTACAACTTTGATTTCATTTATATGAAGCCCACCCTATGA
- the LOC137395302 gene encoding RNA-binding protein 42-like, which yields MAESSNLEDEMSRFEQEILGSGPSEATAAPAVAIRIGANTFPSVQEQLAALRAQVHSTGNNSNVASQLSGSTADGQRLAVRPRLSAPPRPPGFIPPTMNGIQNGVTPRPMAGPPPPPPGLTGPPRPNSFVPPQLRMRAATPAGPEHITNHMQATQPMLRPPAPPQIRPPPGMMPGMQTGMSLAGPKSDTFTSAPVRYTPPTVKAAKVVYSSKPVMNKPNKDSSVSSDKSLTSTGLKRDAPEPAAAVINQTAYVATQSTSSASMNASMNDLSQPPAKKDKKAAKQLKDKKYIRTAANDVWEDPSLADWDPNDFRVFCGDLGNEVTDEKLAEAFKKYPSLQRSKVIRDRRTHKTKGYGFISFKDPIDYTRAMREMNGKYVGNRPIKLRKSNWKDRNVEVVKKKEREKKKLGFR from the exons GTTTGAACAGGAGATATTGGGTTCTGGCCCCAGTGAGGCAACCGCAGCACCTGCGGTCGCCATTCGAATAGGAGCCAACACATTTCCATCTGTTCAAGAGCAGCTGGCAGCTCTGAGAGCACAAGTACACAGCACTGGGAACAATAGCAATGTCGCTTCCCAACTCAGTGGCTCAACTGCGG ATGGCCAGCGACTTGCTGTGCGTCCCAGGTTGTCAGCTCCTCCTAGACCTCCAGGATTCATTCCTCCTACCATGAATGGTATTCAAAATGGTGTCACTCCTCGACCAATGGCTGGTCCTCCACCCCCACCTCCGGGCCTTACTGGCCCTCCACGGCCAAACTCTTTTGTTCCACCACAGTTAAGGATGAGAGCTGCTACTCCTGCTGGACCGGAACATATTACAAACCACATGCAGGCTACTCAGCCAATGCTAAGGCCTCCTGCTCCCCCACAGATTCGTCCTCCGCCAGGTATGATGCCTGGAATGCAGACTGGAATGAGTCTGGCCGGACCAAAATCTGACACCTTTACCAGTGCACCCGTTCGCTATACCCCACCGACGGTTAAAGCTGCAAAGGTTGTTTACTCTTCTAAACCTGTTATGAATAAACCAAATAAGGACTCCTCTGTCAGTAGTGACAAATCTTTGACAAGTACTGGTTTGAAGAGGGACGCTCCAGAGCCAGCAGCAGCTGTCATAAATCAGACTGCGTATGTCGCTACACAGTCAACATCTAGTGCCTCTATGAATGCCTCTATGAATGATCTGTCACAGCCACCCGCCAAGAAGGATAAGAAAGCAGCAAAACAGTTGAAGGACAAGAAGTACATTCGAACTGCTGCGAATGACGTTTGGGAGGACCCAAGCTTAGCTGACTGGGACCCAA ATGACTTTAGGGTTTTTTGCGGAGATCTTGGCAATGAAGTTACGGATGAAAAGCTTGCGGAAGCATTTAAAAAATATCCATCTCTTCAGAGGTCAAAGGTCATCAGGGATAGACGCACGCATAAGACCAAAGGATATGGGTTCATAAGTTTCAAAGATCCAATAGATTACACGAGGGCCATGAGGGAGATGAATG GCAAATATGTGGGAAACCGTCCAATAAAGTTAAGGAAGAGCAACTGGAAAGATCGAAATGTTGAAGTTGTCAAAAAGAAGGAACGGGAAAAGAAGAAGCTAGGTTTCCGATGA